The Natronosporangium hydrolyticum nucleotide sequence CTCCCAGAGGAAGTCCACGACGTCGAAGCTCGGCATCTCGACCTGCAACTGCGGTGTGGGCAGGCCGTACTCCTGGAACGCGACCCGTGAGATCGACTCCAACGGGTTGGCCGCCCGCCGGTCTGCGAACCCGACCACCTCCCGGGCTCGCCGTACCCCGGGCCAACCCGCGCAGTCCGCGACCACCGACCATAGATCTTCGCGAGTGCAGAGGTTGCGCCGAAGGGCACTGTCCGCGGCGCAGACCCCCGCCCGGAACTCCGCACCGCGCGCTAGGTCGATGACCGTCCGGGCAGGCGTCGTCACCGGCATACCGCAGTACGAGGTGACGTGGGCCCCCGGCAACGCCGCGCTGTGCACCTCCAATCCGGGATAGTGCGCCCGGCCGCTGCCTCGCCGGGGCCGAGTCACCCGGACCTCTTCACCCGGTTGCGAAAGCTGCGAAATCCCCCACCACTGGGCGGCGGTCTCGTGGCTGACGACGGCTCCGGACACCTTGAGCACGGCGGCCGCCGCCCGGTCGACCTGATTACTCGTGGCCGCGTACACCCCACGGCGAAGCCGGAAGGCCCGCCCCTGCTCAAGCTGCGCACGTAGACCGGCCCGGCGCCGATTGGCTGCGAGCGCATCCCCGTAGCGGAAGACCGTACTGTGGCGTGATTCATCGACCATGGCCGACATCATGACGCAACCACGCAAGTACGGTCACCGCCCGCAATCACGCCGGCCCTCGCCGCCCGCCACGCGCCACCCTCTTGCCCGCTTGGTGTGTTGAGTGGTGATCAACTGTGGCCGCAAAAACGGCAAGCCGGGCGAGTTGGGCACCACTCAGCCCACCAAGCGCGCGGCGGGTGGGCAGCGCGGCGGACGCGCGGCGGGCGGCGCGGCGGGCGGGTCGGGGCCTAGCGGGCTTCGATGAGGGGGAGGGAGCGATCGGCGGCGCCGTCGTGGGGCAGCGCGATCGAGGAGAAGTGTGACACCACGCGCTCGTCGGTCGGGTCGTCCTCGGGCCGCCGGTGCACCGCAAGGTGCTGGTAGAGGGTGTCCCGTTGGGCCGGGGTCCGATCCGCCGAACGGATCATGGAGATCAGCTCGAGCAGGTTGGAACGGTGCCGGGCGCCCGCCGAAGAGATGACATTCTCCTCAAGCATGATCGAGCCCAGGTCGTCCACGCCCATGTGTAGGGAGAGCTGGCCCGCGTCCTTGCCGGTGGTGAGCCACGACGACTGCAGGTGGGCCACGTTGTCGAAGAAGAGCCGGGCCACCGCCACCAGCCGGAGATACTCCAGGGTGGTCGCCTGCGTACGCCCCTTAAGGTGATTGTTTTCGGGCTGGTAGGTCCACGGGATAAAGGCCCGGAAGCCGCCGGCGCCGCCGCGCTCGGCGACCCGATTATCGGCGTAGCCCGCCTCGACTGCCTTGTCCTGGACGTCGCGGATCATCCGCATGTGCTCGATCCGTTCGGCGTTGGTCTCGCCGGTGCCCATCATCATGGTGGCGGTGGAGTCCACCCCGAACCGGTGGGCCACCTCCATCACCTCCAGCCAGCGCTGGCCGGACTCCTTCAGCGGCGCGATCGCCTGCCGGGGCCGGTCCGGCAGCATCTCCGCCCCGGCACCGGCGATCGAATCCAGCCCCGCCGCCTGGATCCGGGTGATCGCCTCCTCGATGCTGACGCTGGAGACCTTCGCCATGTGCAGGATCTCGCTCGGCCCGATCGAATGGATCGCCAACTGCGGGTACGCCGACTTGACCGCGCCGAAGAGCTGCTCGTAATACTCCACGCCATAGTCGGGGTGGTGGCCCCCCTGCAACATCACCTGGGTGGCGCCGAGCTCGACCGCCTCGCCGCAGCGGCGCAGGATCTCCTCGGTGTCGTGGCTCCACCCCTCCGCGTGCTTCGGCGCCCGGTAGAAGGCGCAGAACTTGCAGGCGGTGACGCAGACATTTGTGTAGTTGATGTTGCGGTCGATCAGGTAGGTGACGATCCCGTCCGGGTACCGGCGGCGGCGGACCGCGTCGGCGGCCTCGCCCAGCGGGTGTAGCGGTGCGTCGGTGTAGAGCAGCAGCGCCTCCTCGGGCGTGATCCGCCCGCCGTCCGCGGCCCGCTGCAGCGCGTCATCGATCTCCCGTATCACATCCCCGAGCGTACGTGGTCGCGACGCACCCGCCCGACCCGGTGAGTCACCGGCGGATCGGCCGGAAGTAGATGGTGGCCTCCCGACCGCTGAGCAGACCGATCACCACCCCGTTCAGGATCAGGCCGATACAGCCGCCGAGGATGCCGTCCGACGGCGCCATCGCGAAGCCGATCAGGCCGGTGGCGATGCTGATACTGCAGATCACGATGGTGGTGATCCGGGCCCAGTTACGCCCCTGCAGGATGTAATACCCCAACCACACGTTGAACGCGGCGGTGGCGAGTACGAACAGCAGCAGCAGGGTCAACAGCCCACCCAGGTCGACGTCTGCCTCGCCGGCGATGACCCCGAGAGCGCAGCAGACCAGGAACCCGAGGCCGGCGCTGACGAACAGGATCACCGCCGCGGCGGTGACCGTACCCGGCCGCTGCGGTGGCAGGTGGTACTCGCTGGGGCCGGCGGATGGGATGCTCATGATTACCTCCGAGGGGACCGGCACTCACCATAGTGGTGCCTCGCCACCCCGACCCGGCCCTGACGTCAGTCCGGTTCGACCGGGTTCACCCCCAGGCCCGCTCCAGGTCGACCCGCGCCTCGTGCTCTAACAGCCAGCGTTTTCGGGCCAGCCCACCCCCGAACCCGACCAGCTTGCCGCCCGCCCCCACCACCCGGTGGCACGGTACGAAGATCGGCAGTGGGTTGCGGTTGCAGGCGGTGCCGACCGCCCGGGCCGCTCCCGGCTCGCCGAGCGCGGCCGCCACCTGACCGTAGCTGTGCTGCTCCCCGTACGGGATACGCGCCAACTCCGCCCAAACGGCCCGTTCGAAGGTGCTGCCCACCCCGTCCGGCGCCGAAAGCGGCAGGTCGAACCCGGTCCGTTGGCCGGTGAAGTACTCCGTCAGCTGGGTCGCGGCTGCCTCGAGCAACGGCTCCGGCGGCGTTTCCCGAGCTAGGTCGAGCGGCTCGCTCCGGGCCTCCGGCTGCAGGAGCGCGCGACAGATCGCGCCACTGACCACGGCCACCGCGATCGGGCCAATCGGCGTCGATACCGACCTCCACCGCACCGGTACAACGTACCCCCGCCCGGTTACGATCATCAGATGGCGGAGATGCGTTACCGGCGGCTGGGCGACTCTGGGCTGATGGTGTCCGTGGTCGGCGTGGGCTGCAACAACTTTGGCTTCCGGATCGACGCCGACCAGACCCGCGAGGTCGTCACCGCCGCCCTCGACGCCGGCATCAACCTCTTCGACACCGCCGACGTCTACGGTGGACAGGGCAAGTCGGAGGAGCTGCTGGGTGCGGCGTTGCGGGGCCGCCGGGACGAGGCGGTCATCGCTACCAAGTTCGGCATGGACATGGCCGGCGCCAACGGTCCAGACTGGGGTGCCCGCGGCGCGCGCCGGTATGTGGTCCGGGCGGTGGAGGCGTCACTGCGCCGCCTCGGCACCGACTGGATCGATCTCTACCAGCTGCACACACCCGACCCGGGTACGCCGATCGAGGAGACGCTGGCGGCGCTGGACGAGCTGGTCCGGGCCGGTAAGGTCCGTTACCTCGGGCACTCGAACTTCGCGGGCTGGCAGGTCGCCGACGCGGCGTGGCTCGCCCGCACCGGCCGGCTGACCCCGTTCGTCTCCGCGCAGAACCACTACAACCTGCTGCACCGGGAACCGGTCGAGAGTGAGCTGATCCCGGCCTGCCAGCGGTTCGGGGTGGGGCTGCTGCCGTACTTCCCGCTCGCCAGTGGGCTGCTCACCGGCAAGTACCGGCGGGGCGCCGACGCACCGGCGGGGACCAGGTTGGCGGCCGACCGGTTCGCGAGCCGGCTCGCGGCCGCACCATGGGACATTGTGGAAGGGCTGACCAGCTTCGCCGAGCAGCGGTCGCTGAGCCTGTTGCAGGTGGCGATCGGCGGGTTGGCCGCCCAGCCGGCGGTGGCGAGCGTGATCGCCGGGGCTACCAGCGCCGAGCAGGTCCACGCCAACGTCGCCGCTGGCGCCTGGGAGCCGACCGAGGCCGAACTGGCGGAGCTGCGGACGATCACCCAGCCGTAACGGCACCCGAGTCAGCCAGGTCTGCCCGGTAGCGCTCCAGCCACGCAACCAGCTCATCCGGGCAGCTCAGCGCTGCCAGGTGGCCGGCGTCCAGCTCGTCCGGGACGATCCCGAGCCGCTCGGCCACCACCCGCCGTTGGAACTCGGCGGGGAAGAGCCGATCGCGCCGGGCGAGCAGGAACCGGGTCGGCGTGTCGGGCCATCGCTCCAGCGGCCATGGCTGCGTGAACGGGGTGGCCGACTGCGGCCGGCCCCGCGCCATCGCCGCCTCGGCCAACTCGGCCGGCAGGTCGTGGAAGAACATCTCCATCGGATCGAACTCGCCGGTGCTCGACCGCCCCTGCTGCTCGGCCAGTGCTCGTTCGGCCTGCGGCTGGCCGGTCTGCTCCCACCAGTCACCACCGGTCTCCCCGGGCCGTGGGACCATCGCCGCCACCAGCACCAGCAGGTCGATCGGGCGCCGCTGGCACACCAGCGGGGCGCTGAAGCCGGCCATCGACTGGGCGACCAGGATCACCTCCCGCCGGTCACCGATGGCCGCCTCGATCACGTCGGCGTACTCCGTCCAACCAGCGGCGTCGTCACCGGTCGGCAGATCCGGGGTGACCACCTCGTGGCCGCGTTCCCGCAGCAGCGGGGCCACCCGGTGCCAGTACCAGGAGTCGCCGCCGGCGCCGTGGACCAACGTGTAGGTCGCCATCTCAGTCTCCCTCCCGCCCGACCTGGGCAAACTCGTCGGCGGTGGTGCCGCCGGGGAACCGGGTCTGGAAGTCGATCATCCCGACCCACCGGGGGCGGAGGCCGATCCGCGCCATCCTCAGACCGGGCTGATCGATTTCGGCGATGGTGGCTGCCGCCGCCTGCTCGCCGTAGTAACGGTGTTGGGCCGCGGCGTACTCCGGCAGCACCCCGTCGACCTCGTGGACCTCCGCCTCTCCCCGGATCAGCAGCACCTCGGGCGGTGGCCCCACGGTGTCGATGGTGACCGCGACGGCCGGTCTGGCCCGCAGCGCCCGGATCTTGCGGGCACCGCCGAAGGTGGCGAAGACGACCTCGTCGCCGGTCCAGTGGAAGAGCATCGGGAACACCCGGGGCGAGCCATCCGCGGCAACGTACGCGAGCCGGGCGAGCGCGGTGGAGTGGAGCAGCCGCTGCGCCACCTCGCTTGCGAGCAGGCCCACGTCTCCTTGCGGCAGCCGGGCGTAGCCCTGGTTGGTGGTGATCGCCATGGTTGCGCCTCTCATTGATTAGTCCTAATCTAGAACCTATTGGTCCTCCTATCGAACCACGGGCGGGTGCGTATGGTCAACCGAGTGCCCGTTCGACGCAGTTACCACGACCCCTGCGGCGTCGCCCGCGCCCTCGACGCCATCGGCGAGCGCTGGGCGCTGCTCCTGGTACGAGAACTCCGCCTAGGCCCGAAACGCTTCACCGACCTGCGCCGCGGACTGCCGGGCGCCAGCCAGAACGTGCTCTCGCAACGGCTGCGCGAGCTGACCGACGCTGGCGTGGTGCGCCGACGCCGACTAGGCCCACCCGCCAGCGCCTGGGGGTATGAGCTCACCGAACGCGGCCACCAGCTCGCCCCGGTGCTGCGGGAGCTCGCGCACTGGGGCAGCCGGGCGCCGCTGCCCACCGGTGGTGAGCTGAGCACGGACGCCATCCTGCTGGCGCTGGAGACGACTTTCGACCCGGCCGCGGCGGGCGAACTGTCGGCCCAGATCGAGCTCCAGCTCAACGACGATCACTGCTGGGCCACGATCGAATCGGGATCGCTGCGCGTCGGGCGGGGAGACCCACCAGCCGGGGCCGCCGACGCGACCATCGCGACGGATCCGGCGACGCTGCGGGCGCTGGTCTTCGGCGGCTACCCGCTAGTCGACGCAGCCGCCCAGGGGCGGGCCGAGATCACCGGCGACCGCGCCCTCGGCGCCCGGTTCCTAACCCTCTTCCCCCGCCCTACCCCCGACTAGCTCGGCGCCGCGCTCCACCGGCTCACCGCCACCCCGCCCGGCTCGCTCCACCCCGCTCGCTCCACCCACGCTCGCTCCACCCACGCCGCTCTTGGTTGGCTGGGGAGGGATCTTGCGTACGGATAAATCCGACATTCCCCTATACAAGATCCCTCCCTGGCCAACCAAGTCGGGGTCCGTCCAGTCGGGGGCCGGCCAGGCGGGGCCGTCCAGGCGGGGCCGTCCAGGCGGGGTCTATCCCGCGGGCTAGGCGTCGTAGTCGACGACGAGTTCCTCGGTGACCGGGCTAGCCTGACAGGTCAGGACATACCCGGCGGCCACCTCTTCGGGCTCCAGGGCCCAGTTGGCCGCCATCGTCACCTCGCCCGTGACGACCTTGGCGCGGCAGGTGGAGCAGACCCCGCCCCGGCAGGCGTACGGCAGCTCACCCCGGACTCGTAGCGCCGCGTCGAGCACCCGCTCCTGCCGGCCCATGCTTACCTGCGAGGCGCGGCCGTCCAATTGGATCGTCAGGTCGACCTCACCCACCTCACCCGCTGGCGACGGGGCTGGGGCCGCCGGTGCTGCCGGATCATCGCCCGACGGCACATGGAACAGCTCGGTACGCACCGCGGGCTCGGGCACGTCCAGCGACGCGAGCACCGCCTGGGCATCGGTGACCAGCCCGTACGGGCCACACAGGAACCACTCGTCGACCACGGCCGGCTCAGGCAGGAAGGCGGTCAGCAACCGAGGCAGTCGGTGCGCGTCGATCCGCCCGGAGAGCAGTTCGGCGTCGGCCGGTTCCCGTGAGAGCACATGCACCACCTGCAACCGCTGCGGCCACCGGTCCTTCAGGTCCGCCAGCTCCTCGGCGAACATCACCGACCGGACGTCGCGGTTGCCGTAGAAGATGGTGAATCGGCTGGCCGGCTCGGTGGCCAGGGCGGTGGCCGCGAGCGACAACACCGGGGTGATACCGGAGCCGGCGACCACCGCCGCGTACCACCGGGACCGGGTCGGCGTCACCTCGGTGGTGAAGTGGCCCAACGGCGGCATGACCGGCACTTCGTCGCCGACCCGCAGCTGCTCGGCGGCGTACCGGGAGAAGGCCCCGCCGGGGATCTGCTTGACTCCGATCCGGAGCCGACCGGTCGCGGCCAACTCGGCGGGGGTGGAGCAGATCGAGTACGAGCGGCGCACCTCCTCACCGGTGTCGGGGTCGACTCGTCGCACCGTCAGGTGCTGGCCGGCCCGGAACGCGTACGCGTCGCGGAGCTGCTCCGGCACCGCGAAGGTGACCGCCAGCGCATCGTCGGTGAGCGGGTCGAGCGCAACCACCGGCAGCGCGTGAAAGGTGGGCCGACGCCGCGGCGGCCGGGATATCGTCACCTGAGTCATCGGTTCAGAAGGCCTTCATCTGTTCGAACGGTTCGGCGCAGTGGTCGCAGCGCCAGAGCGCCTTGCAGGCGGTGGCACCGAACCGGCTCAGCTGGGTGGTGTCGGTAGACCCACACTGTGGACACGCCACCGCCTCCCGCCGGGTGGGCAACCCCAGCGAGAGCGGTTGGTCGGCCGGGACTGGACCGGGTGGGGCGATGCCGGCCGCGGCGAGCTTCGCCCGGCCGGAATCGCTGAGCCAGTCGGTCGTCCAGGCCGGCGACAGCTGGGTCACGACCGTTACTTCCGGCCATCCGGCGTCGCGCAGCGAGGTTTCAATGTCGGCGCGGATCACCTCCATCGCCGGACACCCCGAGTAGGTGGGGGTGATGGTGACCACCACCTGCCCGCCGTCGCGCTCGACGCTACGCAGGATGCCGAGTTCGTCGATGGTTACCACCCGCAGCTCGGGGTCGACCACCCGGGCGGCGACCTGATAGGCGGGCTCGCCGCTCACCAGCTCGCTCCGGGGTGGGCCCGGTGCAGCACCTGCAACTCGGCGAGCAGGTAGGACAAGTGCTCGGTGTGGCGACCGACCCGACCACCGCGGGGGGCCCAGCCGCCGTCGGCCGGCACCGTCAGCGTCGCCTCCCGCAACACCGGGGTCACCACCGCGGACCACTCCTGCCAAGCCAGCTCGCCACCGGCGCCGCCAGCCGGGTCGTCGCAGAGTTCGTAGCTGTAGGGCCAGAGTTCGTCGATCGCGAGCTGCATCCGGCGGTGCGACTCGTCGGTGCCGTCCCCGAGCCGCACTGTCCACAGGGCAGCATGTTCGAGGTGGTAGGTCGACTCCTTCACCGCCTTCGCCGCGATCCCCGCCAACCGCTGGTCGCTGCCGGCCGCGAGTCGCCGGTAGCGCAGCCGCTGGGCGGTGGCGAGAAAGAGCAGCTTCGCCATGGTGGTGGCGAAGTCGCCGTTGGGTAGCTCCACCAGCAGTACGTTGCGGAACTGCCGGTCGTCGCGCAGGTACGCCAGCTCGTCCTCGCCGCGGCCGGCCTGTTCCAGCTCACCGGCGTAGCTCAGCAGCAGCCGGGCGGCGCCGAGCTGGTCGAGGGCGATGTTCGCCAGCGCCACGTCCTCTTCGAGGTCGGGCGCCCGGGCGCACCACTCGGCGAGCCGCTGCGCGGCGATCAGGGCGTCGTCGCCCAGCCCGAGCACCTCCTCGAATCGGGCGACCTCCCCGTTACGCAAGGCCGGCGTACTCACAAGTGTTTCGCCCCCTCCGGCACCGGATAGAAGGTGGGGTGGCGGTAGACCTTGTCGGCCGCGGGGTCGAAGAAGGCGTCTTTCTCGTCCGGGCTAGAGGCGGTGATCTGCTTGGCGGGGACGACCCAGATCGAGACCCCCTCCTGCCGGCGGGTGTACACGTCACGGGCATGGTGGAGGGCGGTCTGCTCGTCGGCGGCGTGGACGCTGCCGACATGGACGTGGGACAGCCCTCGGCGCGGTCGGACGAACACCTCCCACAGCGGCGCGGCGACACCATTCGGCTCGCCCGCCGGTGGCGCCTCAGTCACCTGCCGCTCCCCGGTCACCTTGTGCTCCTCGCTGTTCACACCGTCACCGGCGCCCGGGTTTCGCGCTGGTCGGCATCGGCGGCGGCGCGACGCTCGGCCGACTTCGCCGCGTACGCGGCGGCGGCGCGCCGGACCCATTCGCCCTCGTCGTGGGCGGCCCGGCGGTGCGCCAGCCGCTGCCGGTTGCAGGGACCATCGCCGGAGATGACCTGAAATAGCTCGTCGAAGTCGGGCTGGGTGAAATCGTAACCGCCCCGGTCAGGGTTCCACCGCAGCTGCGGGTCCGGCAGCGCCAGGCCGAGCACCTCGGCCTGGCCGACGCACATGTCCACGAAACGTTGCCGGAGCTCGTCGTTGCTGAACCGTTTGATCTTCCACGCCATGGACTGCTCGGAGTGGGTGGAGTCGGAGTCGGGCGGACCGAACATCGCCAGTGATGGATACCACCACCGGTCGATGGCGTCCTGGGCCAACTCCCGCTGCGCCGCGGTGCCGCGCGCCAGTGTGTACAGAATCTCGAAGCCCTGCCGCTGATGGAAGGACTCCTCTTTGCAGATCCGAATCATGGCCCGCGCGTACGGCCCGTACGAGCAGCGGCACAGCGGCACCTGGTTGACGATCGCGGCGCCATCCACCAGCCAACCGATGGCCCCAACGTCGGCCCAGGTCAACGTCGGATAGTTGAAGATGGAGCTGTATTTTTGCCGGCCGGTGAGCAGCTTGTCCACCAACTCCTCGCGGCTGACCCCGAGGGTCTCCGCGGCGGCGTAGAGGTAGAGGCCGTGGCCGGCCTCGTCCTGCACCTTGGCGAGCAGGATCGCTTTACGCTTCAGCGAGGGGGCGCGGCTGATCCAGTTGCTCTCCGGCTGCATCCCAATGATCTCTGAATGTGCGTGCTGGGCGATCTGACGGACCAGCGTCCGGCGGTACGCCTCGGGCATAGCGTCGCGCGGCTCGATCTTCTGATCGGCTGCGATCACCTGGTGGAAGTAGTCGTCCGCGGGCGGGTCGGCCGGCGAGGGCCGGGTGGAGTCCGGAGCCAGCCGGCGGTCGGCCGCCTCGCGCAGCTCCGTCTCGGCGGCCTCGACCTCAGCCAGCAGCTCGCCGTCGGGGGCGGTGAAGTCGTTGCCGTACACCACCTTAGTGTTACAAACCTAGGAGCCATGTGCAAACGACTTGTAACATACCGAGTTTTCGGTAGTGAGCTACGCCATCCAGCCGCGAGAATGATGCGGCAATTAACACGAAAGCCATCTATGTCGGGCATGTCCGGGTAGACGGGCCTTCCCGGGCCTCGTATCCTCCGAAGGACCCCACGTAACTGCACGTCCCCCCACTAGTCGGAGCCCGGAGCACCGCCCGTGCGCGCACGTATCGCCATCGCCGCTGCCGTAGCAGCGGCTGCGCTACTCGCATCGACGGCGGTCTCGACCGCCGTCGCCGGCGGCCGGGACAGCGACGGCGACCTTGACCAACCACTCGCGCAGCCGGGCATGTGGCTTCCCGAGTTCACCGAGCCCGAGCCGGCGCCGGCCCCGTCGCCCGAGCCCACCCCCGCGGCCTGGCTCGACCCGCCCCCGCCGGTCAGCGTCGACAGCGACGGATTCTTCTCGTGGGCCGCGCTCGACCGCACCACCGGCGACGCCGCGGGCTCCGACAACGCCGATGAGACCAGCTCCACCGAGTCCGTCATCAAGGCCTGGATCGTCGCCGACCATCTGCGGCGGGTGCACGCAGCCGGTGACGAACCGACCGATCGGGAGCTACGCGACGGACGGCTGGCGATCCGCGACAGCCATAACGGGACCA carries:
- the paaC gene encoding 1,2-phenylacetyl-CoA epoxidase subunit PaaC: MSTPALRNGEVARFEEVLGLGDDALIAAQRLAEWCARAPDLEEDVALANIALDQLGAARLLLSYAGELEQAGRGEDELAYLRDDRQFRNVLLVELPNGDFATTMAKLLFLATAQRLRYRRLAAGSDQRLAGIAAKAVKESTYHLEHAALWTVRLGDGTDESHRRMQLAIDELWPYSYELCDDPAGGAGGELAWQEWSAVVTPVLREATLTVPADGGWAPRGGRVGRHTEHLSYLLAELQVLHRAHPGASW
- the paaB gene encoding 1,2-phenylacetyl-CoA epoxidase subunit PaaB — protein: MTEAPPAGEPNGVAAPLWEVFVRPRRGLSHVHVGSVHAADEQTALHHARDVYTRRQEGVSIWVVPAKQITASSPDEKDAFFDPAADKVYRHPTFYPVPEGAKHL
- a CDS encoding alpha/beta hydrolase; translation: MATYTLVHGAGGDSWYWHRVAPLLRERGHEVVTPDLPTGDDAAGWTEYADVIEAAIGDRREVILVAQSMAGFSAPLVCQRRPIDLLVLVAAMVPRPGETGGDWWEQTGQPQAERALAEQQGRSSTGEFDPMEMFFHDLPAELAEAAMARGRPQSATPFTQPWPLERWPDTPTRFLLARRDRLFPAEFQRRVVAERLGIVPDELDAGHLAALSCPDELVAWLERYRADLADSGAVTAG
- the paaD gene encoding 1,2-phenylacetyl-CoA epoxidase subunit PaaD, which codes for MSGEPAYQVAARVVDPELRVVTIDELGILRSVERDGGQVVVTITPTYSGCPAMEVIRADIETSLRDAGWPEVTVVTQLSPAWTTDWLSDSGRAKLAAAGIAPPGPVPADQPLSLGLPTRREAVACPQCGSTDTTQLSRFGATACKALWRCDHCAEPFEQMKAF
- a CDS encoding aldo/keto reductase; its protein translation is MAEMRYRRLGDSGLMVSVVGVGCNNFGFRIDADQTREVVTAALDAGINLFDTADVYGGQGKSEELLGAALRGRRDEAVIATKFGMDMAGANGPDWGARGARRYVVRAVEASLRRLGTDWIDLYQLHTPDPGTPIEETLAALDELVRAGKVRYLGHSNFAGWQVADAAWLARTGRLTPFVSAQNHYNLLHREPVESELIPACQRFGVGLLPYFPLASGLLTGKYRRGADAPAGTRLAADRFASRLAAAPWDIVEGLTSFAEQRSLSLLQVAIGGLAAQPAVASVIAGATSAEQVHANVAAGAWEPTEAELAELRTITQP
- a CDS encoding pyridoxamine 5'-phosphate oxidase family protein; the encoded protein is MRGATMAITTNQGYARLPQGDVGLLASEVAQRLLHSTALARLAYVAADGSPRVFPMLFHWTGDEVVFATFGGARKIRALRARPAVAVTIDTVGPPPEVLLIRGEAEVHEVDGVLPEYAAAQHRYYGEQAAAATIAEIDQPGLRMARIGLRPRWVGMIDFQTRFPGGTTADEFAQVGREGD
- a CDS encoding methylated-DNA--[protein]-cysteine S-methyltransferase, yielding MRWRSVSTPIGPIAVAVVSGAICRALLQPEARSEPLDLARETPPEPLLEAAATQLTEYFTGQRTGFDLPLSAPDGVGSTFERAVWAELARIPYGEQHSYGQVAAALGEPGAARAVGTACNRNPLPIFVPCHRVVGAGGKLVGFGGGLARKRWLLEHEARVDLERAWG
- a CDS encoding winged helix-turn-helix transcriptional regulator, with product MPVRRSYHDPCGVARALDAIGERWALLLVRELRLGPKRFTDLRRGLPGASQNVLSQRLRELTDAGVVRRRRLGPPASAWGYELTERGHQLAPVLRELAHWGSRAPLPTGGELSTDAILLALETTFDPAAAGELSAQIELQLNDDHCWATIESGSLRVGRGDPPAGAADATIATDPATLRALVFGGYPLVDAAAQGRAEITGDRALGARFLTLFPRPTPD
- the paaE gene encoding 1,2-phenylacetyl-CoA epoxidase subunit PaaE yields the protein MTISRPPRRRPTFHALPVVALDPLTDDALAVTFAVPEQLRDAYAFRAGQHLTVRRVDPDTGEEVRRSYSICSTPAELAATGRLRIGVKQIPGGAFSRYAAEQLRVGDEVPVMPPLGHFTTEVTPTRSRWYAAVVAGSGITPVLSLAATALATEPASRFTIFYGNRDVRSVMFAEELADLKDRWPQRLQVVHVLSREPADAELLSGRIDAHRLPRLLTAFLPEPAVVDEWFLCGPYGLVTDAQAVLASLDVPEPAVRTELFHVPSGDDPAAPAAPAPSPAGEVGEVDLTIQLDGRASQVSMGRQERVLDAALRVRGELPYACRGGVCSTCRAKVVTGEVTMAANWALEPEEVAAGYVLTCQASPVTEELVVDYDA
- a CDS encoding type IV toxin-antitoxin system AbiEi family antitoxin, giving the protein MVDESRHSTVFRYGDALAANRRRAGLRAQLEQGRAFRLRRGVYAATSNQVDRAAAAVLKVSGAVVSHETAAQWWGISQLSQPGEEVRVTRPRRGSGRAHYPGLEVHSAALPGAHVTSYCGMPVTTPARTVIDLARGAEFRAGVCAADSALRRNLCTREDLWSVVADCAGWPGVRRAREVVGFADRRAANPLESISRVAFQEYGLPTPQLQVEMPSFDVVDFLWEQFGVVGEADGLGKYVDSEVLRREKLRQERLEQDGFAVFRWTWREVFRRPDAVAYRGEQVLRRRGWSR
- the paaA gene encoding 1,2-phenylacetyl-CoA epoxidase subunit PaaA, translated to MYGNDFTAPDGELLAEVEAAETELREAADRRLAPDSTRPSPADPPADDYFHQVIAADQKIEPRDAMPEAYRRTLVRQIAQHAHSEIIGMQPESNWISRAPSLKRKAILLAKVQDEAGHGLYLYAAAETLGVSREELVDKLLTGRQKYSSIFNYPTLTWADVGAIGWLVDGAAIVNQVPLCRCSYGPYARAMIRICKEESFHQRQGFEILYTLARGTAAQRELAQDAIDRWWYPSLAMFGPPDSDSTHSEQSMAWKIKRFSNDELRQRFVDMCVGQAEVLGLALPDPQLRWNPDRGGYDFTQPDFDELFQVISGDGPCNRQRLAHRRAAHDEGEWVRRAAAAYAAKSAERRAAADADQRETRAPVTV
- the mqnC gene encoding cyclic dehypoxanthinyl futalosine synthase — translated: MIREIDDALQRAADGGRITPEEALLLYTDAPLHPLGEAADAVRRRRYPDGIVTYLIDRNINYTNVCVTACKFCAFYRAPKHAEGWSHDTEEILRRCGEAVELGATQVMLQGGHHPDYGVEYYEQLFGAVKSAYPQLAIHSIGPSEILHMAKVSSVSIEEAITRIQAAGLDSIAGAGAEMLPDRPRQAIAPLKESGQRWLEVMEVAHRFGVDSTATMMMGTGETNAERIEHMRMIRDVQDKAVEAGYADNRVAERGGAGGFRAFIPWTYQPENNHLKGRTQATTLEYLRLVAVARLFFDNVAHLQSSWLTTGKDAGQLSLHMGVDDLGSIMLEENVISSAGARHRSNLLELISMIRSADRTPAQRDTLYQHLAVHRRPEDDPTDERVVSHFSSIALPHDGAADRSLPLIEAR